The following proteins come from a genomic window of Lachnoclostridium phytofermentans ISDg:
- a CDS encoding bifunctional 4-hydroxy-2-oxoglutarate aldolase/2-dehydro-3-deoxy-phosphogluconate aldolase: protein MNEVLKRFEQLGIIPVVKIDDAKDAAPLAKALCEGGLPVAEVTFRTAAAEEAIRNMVEACPDMFVGAGTVLTTEQVDRAIAAGCKFIVSPGLNPKIVKYCIEKGIPITPGTSSPTDIEQAIELGLEAVKFFPAEASGGLAKIKAMAAPYVNMRFMPTGGISEKNLTSYLDFPKILACGGSWMVSEALINGGKFDEIKKLTREAVNTMLGFELKHVGINATSEEEADGVATSFEKLFGFTKNVGSSSIFAGSAIEVMKTPYLGAHGHIAIQTNYIERAIYHMELQGFEFDMDTAKYNGGKMVAVYLKGELGGFAVHLLQKK, encoded by the coding sequence ATGAACGAAGTATTAAAGCGTTTTGAGCAATTAGGAATTATTCCAGTTGTTAAAATTGATGATGCTAAGGATGCAGCACCTTTAGCAAAAGCTCTTTGTGAGGGAGGTCTTCCAGTAGCAGAGGTAACATTCCGTACTGCAGCTGCAGAAGAAGCTATCCGTAACATGGTAGAGGCTTGCCCTGATATGTTCGTTGGTGCAGGTACTGTACTTACAACTGAGCAGGTTGACCGTGCTATAGCAGCAGGTTGTAAGTTCATCGTTAGCCCTGGTTTAAATCCTAAGATTGTGAAATATTGTATTGAAAAAGGTATTCCAATCACTCCAGGTACATCTAGCCCAACTGATATCGAGCAGGCAATTGAGCTTGGTTTAGAGGCTGTTAAGTTCTTCCCAGCTGAGGCATCTGGCGGTCTTGCAAAGATTAAGGCTATGGCAGCTCCATATGTAAATATGAGATTTATGCCAACAGGTGGTATTAGTGAAAAGAACCTTACTTCTTATCTTGATTTCCCTAAGATTTTAGCTTGTGGCGGAAGCTGGATGGTAAGTGAGGCATTAATTAACGGTGGTAAGTTTGATGAAATCAAGAAACTTACAAGAGAAGCTGTTAATACAATGTTAGGCTTCGAATTAAAGCATGTTGGAATCAATGCAACAAGCGAAGAGGAAGCAGACGGAGTAGCTACTTCATTTGAGAAGTTATTCGGATTTACTAAGAATGTAGGCAGCAGCTCTATATTTGCTGGAAGTGCAATTGAAGTTATGAAGACTCCATATCTTGGAGCTCATGGTCATATTGCTATTCAGACAAATTACATTGAGCGTGCAATCTATCATATGGAGCTTCAGGGCTTTGAATTTGATATGGACACAGCGAAATACAATGGTGGCAAGATGGTAGCAGTTTACTTAAAGGGTGAACTTGGCGGATTTGCTGTACATTTACTTCAGAAAAAATAA